Genomic segment of Oncorhynchus tshawytscha isolate Ot180627B linkage group LG28, Otsh_v2.0, whole genome shotgun sequence:
TTTGTCTACAATGTATAGAATTATCACACTTTAAAAAGTAATACGAAACTTTGGTATTCTGTAGATAAATAGCATTAGTGTAATGTATAGCAAATGCCTGTTCAGATGATTTACCTCACAGAAGCTTGCATACTCGGTATTCATTCGTTTCATGGTGGCCTTTGCAAAGTTCACACTTTCCCACAACTGTTTGGCTCTAAATTCCTTCAGTGGTAAACACAGTGAAGTCATAAACATGAAATAATAAGTACACCCACTTGTCTGTTGCAGTGAAAGAACAGATTTGATGTTGGTTTCTTTAAACAATTGAATTGACAATTCTAAATCAAACACAATAGGCCAATTTCATGTTGCATCTCAGCTAACACTACAATGACCATTGCTTTTTGTAAGATATCTAATCAGTGAATAATGGAACACATGATATGAGGTGTGAGATCTGCTGTAAGCAGCACAACGACTGCCTCACCATTTTGTTCCTCAGGTGGTCTTTGGAGCTCAGGTGATCCTGCAGTGACGATGGATGTACGGAGACGTAGACTTGGCAAGGAGCACAGTGGAAAATATCTAACTTTGTCATGTAATCCTTGTCCTGCAATGCTGAAAATGataggggtgagatacagaggtCAAATCACAAGTGTAGGCTTAATGACACCAGGTAGTGATACGTTGTCCAAAGCATACAAGTACATTTAGAATCAATACGTTCCGTTTCTATTGAGGAAAGAAACAATACCTCAACATTGGTGAGTTTAAATTTAGCCACCTTTACAGTTGGACACAGAGGGGGAGTCGGACAAGTGGGAGAATAGTAGGAGGGATGGACGCGGGAATGAATCTGGTCGGGAACAGTATGTGTGACTAGCCAGGAGCATTAGCGAGAGACCCCAGGCTTTGCGCGTTAAGCTACCTCTAAGGCTTTGTCTGTTCATCTGCAGTCTATCACCGTGCCGGACTTTGGTTAACATGGCCTCCTGAAACGTAAAGAGAATTACATTTCCCTTAATTGTCATACAGATTGATAATCCTTCATTTAATTCCATCTGAGAGAGAATGTATTTGCTTGACGTACATGCAAAAAGGCGATTGCCGTGTCGTCGTAGTTGTTTTGATTTTGGATGTGCTCCAGGGTCTCCCAGTGACTATTGCACTTCAGATGCACCTCAAGGGTGCTCGCTTTATGGAGATCCAAGTTACACAAGTCACAGGTGAAAAAATCACTGAAAAGACAATAGAAGGGGATTTGTGTCAACTcatatcaaagtttattggtcgcgtttgcagatgttatcgcaggtgcagcgaaatgcttatgtttctagctccagcagCGCAGTAATACCTAGTAATAAAAATTGTATTAAAACATTATACACATAATCCAGAAAATTTTTACATATCAGAAAAGGCTGTCAGAgaccagaatataaatatatatacatataatggtGTCAATATTATTGTGCATTTTAGTAAGGTCCTTCCAAAAAAACATGATAAGTCCCTCCAATCATTTCTTTACCTCGATATGTCCTCATTTGGGCTTCTGCTTCTCTTCTTTGTGACCTCTGAGCGTGACTTGGTTAGGTCCCCACCTAAAAATTGACATTTAAAGACATCCTATGGTGATTTGTGGATTTTTTTGACACACTGAATACTTCAAGTAGGACATTCAATGAGTTGGTCTGATGATGACTTCGTGATGTCATTGGCCTCCCCCTTGCTTGAGTAACAATAGAGAACCCGccccccccccaggagactggaACAGGACTTAACAAATCACACACTTTCTCTATCCCTTTACAACTCTGCCAGGCCATTAgcaaaacaacacagttacaatCCTACCTCTTCCACTAGATTCTGATTGGCCATGAATGGGGTTGGTATCCCAGTGGGACCGGGTAAACCCTGGTGGATTCCTTCTCTGCAGACAACAGAGAAACATCACCATTACAACGCTGCACTAATGAAAGCCTCAGCAACATCTATCTACCTTTTTCCACCAAAATAGTAACCTGACTGCGGTGAACCTCTTACTTCTGAGTGATCATGGCTGGACTGCTCATGTCTGGTACTGGGCCGAGAGGATAACAAATCCCAGTTGAAGCCATCACGATGCCCAGCTACTGAAGCAGAGCCTTGATATCCACTACTCAGGCGGCTGCTCCCTCCACTAACTCTGTGTCTGTGATGGTCTTCCCTGCCTTTGGAAGGCTCCACTTCAGAGTCAGATGATGAGCCAGGATTAGGATCATATGGGTCGTAGAGCTCGGCTCTGGAGAAAAAAACAAGAGCATTTCAGCCAGGTCCACATTTCTATAGTATCATTTTTAAACAGGCCTTACACTTGGGTCATCGCTAGCTTCTATAGCCACAAATTCATAAACCCTGCCCAGTTCTACAATTTCTCttgttaaaatgtgattttaaacctaacccaaccACAATGCTAAACTTatgcctaactctaaccttacatttagaccaaaaagctcattttgactttgtggctgtggaatctgactttgtggctataTAAGCTAGGGGAAACCTTGCACTAGGACTAGGCCATGTCTTAAATAGCCACATAACGTGCTAAGCGATGTTCCAAACAAGTCTAAATCACATTTTGCGGGAAATCCTCTGCTTGATACATTTAGAATGGATAAATCAAAAGCAAAACTGTATGTCTTACTTTTCTGAGTTGCTTGTTTGCTGAGAGTTGTAGGATCCTGGGTTTACGGTCGAGTGTCTTGTGTGGTGGGTTGTTCCTGTGTGGAATAAAATAAACTTTGTTCATTGAAATGAAAAACATAAACAGAATGTAAGAAATGGGTTTCCTATCCCTATCAGACAGGTATTGCAAATATTAGGCCAAAGGGAAGCAGACCTACCTGCACTTCCCTGGGTTGGTGTGACGCTGCACTCGAATAAAGAAGAGATTAGGACCGATCCACTCAACACAACACATAATTGCTAACTGAGTATAGCTAACGTTAATTTATCGCATTCATTATTTTTCTGACATGCTTTCtcttttcaacaaaaaaaaaaaaaaaacagcaaacgATCTGTATGTTTATAATCAACCACAATACATTATTTGATTAGCTAACTAACAACTCTCAACGACTAGCTAGTAAACAGCTTAATCATGTAACTTAgcaactagctagcttgctggctaCAGTGGCTATGAAGTTAGTGGCTAGCCTACCTTCCATGAGCAGTGTATGTATTCGGCGGTCCATAATCAGAAAAAGAGTGATTATTTCGTCGACTCATTCTCTTCCTCGGGTAATTCACTATTAATACCTAACGAACGTTCATATGTTTTGTTAAATTACTGTCTCGTTTACGTGACTGCGGCTACCTATAAGGCTAGCAAGCGGTCATCATACTACAAATAGGCTACAGAACACAAGTTTCTATTTTTACCTgcagggggcagcattttcctACTGTGACAGTAGTCAACGAAGAAGCTGCTTCTAGGGTCTCAAAATGTATGATAACTGCCACCTATCGTACTGGAGTATGAAGACTACTCTGTAATGAATTTCTAAACAACAGCTTTTTATTGATGATTCAACTTGCAAGTTGCaatgttgaataaaatgtatGTACACTATGAATTATAGCTATATGGTTTAAAATGACAGAGATCTCCACATGCCAAGCAGATATTTGTGGCTTTCCTGACTTTCTTGTAATGTGTAACTAGGAGCAGAAAGCAAGTGCCAACATGCCCCACGTGCTGGAATttataccatcatctttgaagaGAAATACAGAAAGTCACACACATATCTCAACTTGACTATATGTTATAGAATTACTAAAGTACTGGCAAGATAATGTTCTCTGCAAAGCCTGAAATGTCTGTGACAAATGTAtctcatctgtctgtgtgtcagttacAGGCATTGACTTCCAGATTGTATTTCAAAAGTTGTCTTCAATTGCCCTATTGTTGTGGCATGACATCCTCCCTAAAGATGTAGTGTAAGTTGTACCTTGCTTGATCCTTCCCCTCAGTTAATGTAATGCACAGGTTATAACAATATAATataggtcacagttgtaaatgagaacttgttctcaactggcctgcctggttaaataatggtggaataaataaaaaattagcagatgcttttatccaaagcaacttaatCATGCtagcatacattttacatataacAAACCCTCAAcaaataaatacttttgtacaGCAGCTTACCAATTATGTTATTCTTTATACACATATAAATGCAGCAATGTACGGTAATGACCAATGACCATTGAGAAAGGCATGGAAACAGAGAGAATAAAAACAATAAGAAAAGTGTATCTAAGATCTAGTTTTATTGTGCCAGAAATGGTATGCTTGTAAATGTGAACAGTTCATGTACAGTACAGAAATACATTGGAAAAAGGCAATATAACAATCTTGTCCCATGTGTACACTTAATTGATGCTATTGTTGCTTAATTTAAAAACTTGTTTTGGTGTAAAACATCGCCTCCCTTTTGTCAACCCACCTTTATTTTCAATCACACACAAATGCTTAGCATGGTCTGTGATAGAGAAGTGTAAAACAATAGTAAACATTCAACAATATAACAAAAAGCAAAGCAAATATTGGTTGGGCAAAGTACTTCCAATTTCAATCGTAATCCCCAAAAGTGAATTACTACTGAAAATAGCATTTGTTATTTTACTGAATGGTGTTGTGAATAATGACAGGTAGTGTATCAACAAACTTGAGAGCTGTTTAGTCTTTTCTTATGAACGCCCTCACTGAGAAATAGCAGCAGTTAAGGCAAAATGATGGTCCCCAGGGTTAACATTATACCTGAGTAGCTAAAACAATATTTGTTATTAAGTCTAAAAATCTATTACTGCTAACAATATTATGTCATAATACCCTATGAAGTAACTAAAAGCTTTTTTTTATCTTGAACATTCTTAAATACTTAATGAAATTATACTTTGAAATGATATTACATTATTTATAGAGCTATACAGTCTTTGTTGAGGAGAAGCATTCTCTCACACTTTATTAAGCAAAAAAATGTATAGGAACTACCCATATAGGGCATTGATAATCAATGAAACGTGGTTCAGTATCCTGTGAAAGCAACCGCCTGTTTTACTTCCGGGTCATTTCCCCTAATCTTTTGAATGTGCTTGAAGTTACATCATCAAATTCTTGAAAACGTGATCGTTTAAGATATACCTGTATATAAAATTATATTTGTGTTTGAATGTACTTCTGCCATGTGCCTTTACAAAGTATTTGGCTTCAAGACCATTGCGCTACGTTTTTGCCCATTGAAGAGGATTCAAAAAGCCTACAAAAGTTATAAAAAACTACAAGGCTAGTTCCTGGTAAATAACGTGTTACTTTCATAGCGTATTGCTTCAGTGAGTAATATACATTTCAGTTAATCAATGTACCATAAGGGTTTAAGGTATCAGAAATGATCAACTATAAGCCACTCGCAAAGGACACATTGGTCTCCCGACTAATGCTCTCCTTTACCTCTACAGGCAAAGTGTCAAAAAGGTGGTCCTCTACAATGAGGCTGTTTTTACGTAGAAGGCGACAGTTCCCCAGCAGTGAGGGAAGGCGGTCCAGACAGTTCCCCCTCAGCTCCAGCTGAGCAAGATGCACCAACTGACCCACAGTCTCAGGCAGGTTGGTGAGGACATTATTGCTCAGACACAGGAACTTTAGCTTGGTGCACCTGAACAGCTGCTTGGGCAGCACCTCCACCTTGTTTGCATTGATTGCGAAGTGCTGGAGGTTCTGCAGGAGACCCAAGTCCGGCGGGATCACTGTGATGGAGTTGTGACTGACATCCAAGTGCCTCAGCTTGGGGAGGTGGAACAGTGCCGGCGGGAGCGTCTCCAGTTTGTTGTGTGAAAGGTGAAGTGACTCCAAAGACTTGACCTGGCCTATTGAGGCTGGAATGGTGATGATTTTGTTGTGCCACAATTTGAGGCAGGTCAACCTCTTGAGGTGCTGAAAGCTGATGACCTCTTCGATGGTGCGAATGTTGTTGGATTTGAGGTCCAGCTCTTGAAGGTTGGTTAAGCTGAAAATAGCATGGGGGATCCTCTCCAGCTCACAGTTGTGCAGCTCCAGATCGGCGAGGTTTGTCATCTTCTTGAGGCTGTTCAGTACAAGTAGTTTAGTACCATCGTTATGCACCACCAGTTTGATCAGGTGTGGGGACAGCTCAGTGAGGTTTGAGGGGATCTTGGTGAGGTTGCTCTTCAGATATAATGTCTTAAGATGTTTCAAATCACGCATGCACTCTAGTCCTATCATTTTGTTGTTTTCTGAGCTTAAATTCCCTACTAAGTTTAGCTCCCTCAAACTCCTCAACAAATAAACCCATGCTGGGATCTCAGCGACGTCTGTGAACTTGACATGAAGGCAGCGGAGGTGGTCACGGAGAAAGACAAAGGCAGTCTGCTCAACTTTGGCAGGGCAGTGGCAAAGGTGCAGCTCCTGCAGACTGGTCATTTGGGAAACCTTTGCCGAAAACCTGACCTCAGGAATTAGCTCTAGTTTAAGTATTTCCAGGTCGGTGAGGTCAAACACTGCATTAGGGAGACCAGAAAGCATGAAGAGGTGGAGCTCCTGCTGGTC
This window contains:
- the znf326 gene encoding DBIRD complex subunit ZNF326 gives rise to the protein MSRRNNHSFSDYGPPNTYTAHGSVTPTQGSAGTTHHTRHSTVNPGSYNSQQTSNSEKAELYDPYDPNPGSSSDSEVEPSKGREDHHRHRVSGGSSRLSSGYQGSASVAGHRDGFNWDLLSSRPSTRHEQSSHDHSERRNPPGFTRSHWDTNPIHGQSESSGRGGDLTKSRSEVTKKRSRSPNEDISSDFFTCDLCNLDLHKASTLEVHLKCNSHWETLEHIQNQNNYDDTAIAFLHEAMLTKVRHGDRLQMNRQSLRALQDKDYMTKLDIFHCAPCQVYVSVHPSSLQDHLSSKDHLRNKMEFRAKQLWESVNFAKATMKRMNTEYASFCEGKDPFEQSS